The nucleotide window CTGAAATAACCAACAAAGAGTTACTGACCCTTGATGTAGATGTCTTAATACCCGCAGCACTTGCAAACGCTATAAACAAAGAAATCGCAGACCAAATACAAGCCGAAGTAATAATCGAAGCCGCAAACAACCCCATAACACCAACTGCAGACAAAATCCTGAACGAAAAAAACCATACAATAATCCCTGACATACTGGCAAACGCAGGAGGAGTAACCGCTTCATACCTAGAATGGGTTCAAAACATGCAACACCACAGTTGGAGTCAAGAAAAACTGGTAAACGAACTGGACACCAAAATGAAAACAGCATACCAAAACGTTAAAAAAACAAAAACCAAAAAACCCAAAACACATAGTTATCGGGAGTCAGCAATACAAATGGCCCTACAGAAACTAACAAAAACACTGAAACTCCGAAAACCAATATTCAAGTGAAGTGACCTCTTCCCTCTAAAGAGATAGAGGTTTTAAAGCCTGATTTAAGATAACAAAAATTTTTTTGGGGCTTTCCATTACCCAACTAAAAACGAAAAAGTTAAGCATCTAAACCAAAGATATCTTGATACAGTAAGCAACTAAATTGAAACCAACTGCCTTATAATGAAAAAATAAGTTGATTTATATCGTTGATTCTATCGACGCTCGTTCAATGTTAGCATCAATAACTATGGTTTTTGGTTTCTGAAGTTTGGTTATCTAAATCCGGGTAATAAACCAACAAGGTATGTTGTTTAGATGGTTAATTTGGTGTTGGAGGTATTTTTATGAAAATAGTTGTAGATCAAGATGCATGTATTTCCTGTGGTATCTGTTCCGATGTCTGTGATGAAGTTTTCGAAGAAGACGATTTCGGTATATCCCAGATAGTTTCTGAATATAGAAACGAGGAGGCTAACATCGGTGAAGTAGATGATGACATTGATTGTGTTGAACTTGCAGTTGAAGACTGTCCCGTTGCAGCCATAGAAACAAAATAAATAGTCTGTTTTGATATTATACGGAATAAAGCCACACAAAAAAATCTTTATTTATTTTTTTTATCTTTGATTTAGGAAGAACTTCTTATGTAGGGCGAGTGGTGTTAGTTCTTGGTGGTTGATCGAGTTTTTATTTGTTTTGGTTTTCTGGGTTTTCTGGGTTTTTTTGGTTGAGTGGTATTCTTTGTACTTCGAATCTGTTTGATGTTGGGTATATTTCGATTATGTCTGTTTTTAGTTTGTGTTTTTTTAGTTCGTTGTGTATTTTGTCTGCTATCCACCAGGCTGTTTCTGTTTTTTGTTT belongs to Methanonatronarchaeum sp. AMET-Sl and includes:
- a CDS encoding ferredoxin encodes the protein MKIVVDQDACISCGICSDVCDEVFEEDDFGISQIVSEYRNEEANIGEVDDDIDCVELAVEDCPVAAIETK